One window of Streptomyces sp. NBC_01232 genomic DNA carries:
- a CDS encoding DUF3710 domain-containing protein, with product MSPKREIKEGTAAGDLAGFLVRLTRGATVRELSDRFGKSSSTWGNYLNGAQLIPQPLLGKLVEAYTVPGAARNVKAVRASELWAVADRERRGTPTGVGLVRQHQRRDDALQQVIKYQGVAANAEKHLAELRPMLAYTQSRLENTQLQLQQAGERERVRIERQLSQARERLSRVTVQQERARNRRMTAEEQQEFWMAEALTAQDEINRLEHEARDLVVPQDTLIFVQQTGISVDDTDFDIRLEHIAAEGLEDDVLIETDLDPDADGPAHEPTAEASPQDRSGPSPDTASDDLAAPLQEAQETVQPLSNPFLDNPAAARNGAALLYPLRPEGPWDVSEVSMAWALQGGVDLGGLIVPAEAGEGKALRVEVAGDDIVAVTLIVKDSAIQLQAFAASGRGIWDAIREEIRAGIIQAGGTADEVFGALGRELRANVLIELPDGARGMQQVRFVGADGPGWFLRAVISGHGAVHPQDAKTLEEIFCDTVVVRGDTHLNDRDPIVLRLPDGAQLAPDSQA from the coding sequence ATGTCTCCGAAGAGGGAGATCAAAGAGGGCACAGCGGCTGGCGATCTGGCGGGGTTCCTCGTCCGGTTGACCCGGGGGGCGACGGTCCGGGAGTTGTCGGACAGGTTCGGCAAGAGCAGTTCGACCTGGGGGAACTACCTCAACGGGGCGCAACTAATCCCCCAGCCGCTGCTGGGGAAGCTTGTCGAGGCGTACACGGTGCCGGGGGCGGCCCGGAATGTGAAGGCGGTACGAGCAAGCGAACTATGGGCTGTGGCCGACCGAGAACGGCGTGGGACCCCTACGGGTGTGGGTTTGGTGCGTCAGCACCAGCGGCGTGACGATGCCCTGCAGCAGGTCATCAAGTACCAGGGTGTGGCGGCGAACGCGGAGAAGCATCTCGCGGAGCTACGGCCGATGCTCGCGTATACGCAGAGCCGGCTGGAGAACACACAACTCCAGCTGCAACAGGCCGGGGAACGGGAACGGGTGCGGATCGAGCGGCAGCTCAGCCAGGCGAGGGAGCGCCTCAGCCGGGTCACCGTCCAGCAGGAGCGGGCGAGGAACCGTCGGATGACGGCGGAAGAGCAGCAGGAGTTCTGGATGGCGGAGGCACTGACCGCGCAGGACGAGATCAATCGTCTGGAACATGAGGCGCGAGACCTGGTCGTTCCACAGGACACACTGATCTTCGTCCAGCAGACCGGCATCAGCGTCGACGACACCGACTTCGACATCCGCCTGGAGCACATCGCGGCCGAAGGCCTTGAAGACGACGTACTGATCGAGACCGACCTCGATCCCGACGCCGACGGGCCTGCCCATGAGCCCACCGCTGAAGCCAGCCCCCAGGACAGGTCTGGACCGAGCCCTGACACGGCATCGGATGATCTGGCGGCTCCACTCCAAGAGGCCCAGGAAACTGTCCAACCCTTGTCCAACCCCTTCTTGGACAACCCTGCCGCGGCCCGGAACGGCGCGGCCTTGCTGTACCCGCTGCGACCTGAGGGCCCATGGGACGTCTCCGAAGTTTCCATGGCATGGGCATTGCAGGGAGGCGTAGACCTCGGAGGTCTGATCGTTCCTGCCGAAGCAGGCGAGGGCAAGGCGCTGCGGGTAGAAGTCGCAGGCGACGACATTGTCGCGGTCACGCTCATCGTGAAGGACAGCGCGATCCAGCTCCAGGCCTTTGCTGCCTCGGGGCGAGGCATCTGGGACGCGATTCGCGAGGAAATCCGGGCGGGGATCATCCAGGCCGGCGGTACGGCCGACGAAGTCTTCGGCGCTCTCGGGCGGGAGCTGCGGGCGAACGTCCTCATCGAACTACCCGACGGAGCGCGTGGCATGCAGCAGGTGCGCTTCGTAGGAGCAGATGGCCCAGGTTGGTTTCTGCGTGCGGTGATCTCCGGGCACGGGGCGGTCCATCCGCAGGATGCGAAGACTCTCGAAGAGATCTTTTGCGACACGGTTGTGGTCCGAGGTGACACGCACCTCAACGATAGGGATCCGATCGTCTTGCGATTGCCCGATGGAGCACAGCTTGCGCCTGACTCTCAGGCGTAG